Proteins encoded together in one Cicer arietinum cultivar CDC Frontier isolate Library 1 chromosome 4, Cicar.CDCFrontier_v2.0, whole genome shotgun sequence window:
- the LOC101508030 gene encoding ABC transporter G family member 4, producing MEHHPSPLPPKTYKLTATSISYTKNLQTNNTIIAPFLIFKHCTPTPPTYILKDVSLTAYPSEILAIVGPSGAGKSTLLDILSARRLPLSGTLSLNSSPITNPSTFRKLSAYVPQHDACLPMLTVSETFAFSASLLKPKKTTDIASIVSSLLNELRLTHLANTRLGNGLSGGERRRVSIGLSLLHDPAVLLLDEPTSGLDSSSAFKVMQTLKSSCVSYNRTIVLSIHQPSFKILSCIDRILLLSKGTVVHHGSLASLQAFLHSKGFSVPHQLNALEYAMEILNQLNELKPMITLPTPPESPESSSKSTIGCSVSDNIIGTKSKTSREIRYKSSRTHEISTLFRRFWKIIYRTRQLLLTNTAEALVVGLVLGTIYINIGFDKEGIQKRFGLFAFTLTFLLSSTTETLPIFINERPILLRETSSGVYRLSSYLIANTLVFLPYLLVVAVIYSIPVYFLVGLCSSWFSFAYFVLVIWVIVLMANSFVLFLSSLAPNYIAGTSLLTVLLAAFFLFSGYFISKDCLPKYWLFMHFFSMYKYALDALLINEYSCLVTKCLIWVQENQECMITGGDVLQKRGLHEGQRWTNVYFLIGFFLFYRVLCFLVLIRRVSRSKT from the coding sequence ATGGAACACCATCCATCACCACTTCCACCAAAAACATACAAACTAACAGCAACTTCAATCTCTTACACCAAAAACTTACAAACAAACAACACCATCATTGCACCATTCCTCATCTTCAAACACTGTACACCAACTCCACCAACCTATATCCTCAAAGATGTTTCCCTCACTGCTTACCCTTCTGAAATCTTAGCCATTGTTGGTCCAAGTGGTGCAGGAAAATCAACCCTTTTAGACATTCTTTCAGCTAGAAGATTACCTTTAAGTGGAACACTTTCCCTTAACTCTTCACCTATAACAAACCCTTCAACATTCAGAAAACTCTCTGCTTATGTTCCTCAACATGATGCATGTCTACCTATGCTAACTGTTTCTGAAACTTTTGCTTTCTCTGCAAGTCTTCTTAAGCCTAAGAAAACAACTGATATAGCTTCCATTGTCTCTTCTCTTCTGAATGAACTAAGATTGACCCATTTGGCTAACACAAGGCTTGGTAATGGTTTATCAGGTGGAGAGCGTAGAAGGGTCTCTATTGGACTAAGTCTTCTTCATGATCCTGCTGTTTTGCTACTTGATGAACCAACTTCTGGTCTTGACAGTTCATCTGCTTTCAAAGTCATGCAAACTCTCAAATCATCTTGTGTTTCATATAACAGGACAATTGTTCTTTCTATTCATCAACCTAGCTTCAAGATTCTGTCTTGTATTGATAGAATTTTGTTGCTTTCAAAAGGGACTGTTGTTCATCATGGAAGCCTTGCTTCACTTCAAGCATTTTTGCACTCAAAAGGGTTCTCTGTCCCTCATCAGCTTAATGCTTTGGAATATGCTATggaaatattaaaccaattgaATGAGCTTAAACCAATGATTACTCTTCCTACTCCACCTGAATCACCTGAAAGTAGTTCTAAATCTACTATAGGTTGTTCTGTATCTGACAATATTATTGGAACTAAAAGTAAAACAAGCAGAGAAATCAGGTACAAAAGTTCAAGGACTCATGAAATTTCTACACTTTTTAGAAGGTTTTGGAAGATTATTTACAGAACAAGACAACTTCTTTTAACAAACACAGCTGAAGCACTTGTAGTAGGACTTGTTTTAGGAACAATATACATCAACATTGGTTTTGACAAAGAAGGGATTCAGAAAAGGTTTGGTCTTTTTGCATTCACTCTTACATTCCTACTATCTTCCACAACTGAAACACTTCCAATCTTTATCAATGAAAGACCAATCTTGTTAAGAGAAACTTCAAGTGGTGTTTATAGGCTATCATCTTATCTCATAGCAAACACACTTGTTTTCTTGCCATATTTGCTAGTAGTTGCTGTTATTTACTCTATACCAGTTTATTTCTTGGTTGGTCTTTGTTCTTCTTGGTTTTCTTTTGCTTATTTTGTTTTGGTCATTTGGGTCATTGTTCTTATGGCAAACTCATTTGTTCTGTTCTTAAGTTCTTTAGCACCAAACTACATTGCTGGCACTTCACTCTTGACAGTGCTACTTGCAGCATTTTTTCTCTTCTCTGGCTATTTTATCTCCAAGGATTGTTTACCAAAATATTGGCTCTTCATGCACTTCTTTTCCATGTACAAATATGCTCTTGATGCACTTCTTATCAATGAGTATTCTTGCTTAGTTACAAAGTGTTTGATTTGGGTTCAAGAGAATCAAGAGTGCATGATCACTGGTGGTGATGTGTTGCAAAAGAGAGGGCTCCATGAAGGACAAAGATGGACCAATGTCTACTTCTTGATAGGATTCTTTCTGTTTTATCGTGTTCTTTGCTTCTTGGTTTTAATTAGAAGGGTTTCAAGATCCAAAACTTGA